Proteins encoded together in one Rhizobacter sp. J219 window:
- a CDS encoding FAD:protein FMN transferase, which translates to MLFGASKPIAKAAATLGRAWGRSHAQGEWMSREEAIMGTAVRVELWAPEREQGEAAMAGVMAEMHRIDRTMSPHKSDSELSVINREAARHAVPLSAEMARLVSRAIDFSKLSDGAFDITYAGVGQLYDYRAGIRPSDEAVAAARPTVGWRHLILDREQRTLRFAREGVRIDLGGFAKGHAVDNSVAILRRMGITNASVAAGGDSYVMGDRGGRPWSIGIRDPRRDSGVVAVLPLEDTSISTSGDYERFFMEDGVRHHHLLDPRTGRSPHALRSVTILAADGLTSEALSKCLFVMGLEAGMRLVESQPGVDAVVVDAEGALHYSSGLRDGAAAPAQ; encoded by the coding sequence ATGCTGTTCGGCGCCTCCAAGCCCATCGCGAAGGCAGCGGCCACCCTCGGCCGCGCCTGGGGGCGTTCACACGCACAGGGCGAGTGGATGAGCCGTGAAGAAGCGATCATGGGCACCGCCGTGCGTGTGGAGCTGTGGGCCCCCGAGCGTGAGCAGGGCGAAGCGGCGATGGCCGGGGTGATGGCCGAGATGCATCGCATCGATCGCACCATGAGCCCGCACAAATCGGACTCCGAACTGTCGGTCATCAACCGCGAGGCCGCACGCCATGCCGTGCCACTGAGCGCCGAGATGGCGCGTCTCGTGTCGCGGGCCATCGACTTCTCCAAGCTGTCCGATGGCGCGTTCGATATCACCTACGCCGGCGTCGGCCAGCTCTACGACTACCGCGCCGGCATCAGGCCGAGCGACGAGGCGGTGGCCGCCGCCCGGCCGACCGTCGGCTGGCGCCACCTCATCCTCGACCGCGAGCAGCGCACGCTGCGCTTCGCCCGCGAGGGTGTGCGCATCGACCTCGGCGGCTTCGCCAAGGGCCATGCGGTCGACAACAGCGTGGCCATCCTGCGCCGCATGGGCATCACCAACGCCTCGGTCGCGGCCGGTGGCGACAGCTATGTGATGGGTGACCGCGGGGGTCGCCCCTGGAGCATCGGCATCCGTGATCCGCGCCGCGACAGCGGGGTGGTGGCGGTGCTGCCGCTGGAAGACACCTCGATCTCGACCTCGGGCGACTACGAACGCTTCTTCATGGAAGACGGCGTGCGCCATCACCACCTGCTCGACCCGCGCACCGGCCGTTCGCCGCATGCGCTGCGCAGCGTGACGATCCTCGCGGCCGACGGGTTGACCAGCGAGGCGCTGTCGAAGTGCCTGTTCGTGATGGGTTTGGAAGCCGGCATGCGACTCGTCGAGTCGCAGCCGGGTGTGGATGCGGTGGTGGTCGACGCCGAAGGGGCGCTGCACTACTCGTCGGGGTTGCGGGACGGTGCGGCTGCACCTGCCCAGTGA
- the ccmE gene encoding cytochrome c maturation protein CcmE: MKPRHKRIAIIVGALAGLGVATGLVLNALQSNVAFFFTPTQVAAGEAPKGRAFRVGGMVREGSIQRDQMTVHFVVTDTAKDVRVTYTGILPDLFKEGKGAVVQGKLNASGEFQATEVLAKHDENYMPPEAQHAVDQAHKAAKTVDKK; this comes from the coding sequence ATGAAACCTCGACACAAGCGCATTGCGATCATCGTGGGTGCACTCGCCGGCCTCGGCGTCGCCACGGGCCTCGTGCTCAACGCCCTGCAGAGCAACGTCGCGTTCTTCTTCACGCCGACCCAGGTCGCTGCCGGTGAGGCGCCGAAGGGCCGCGCCTTCCGCGTCGGCGGCATGGTGCGCGAGGGCAGCATCCAGCGTGACCAGATGACGGTGCACTTCGTCGTCACCGACACCGCGAAGGACGTGCGCGTCACCTACACCGGCATCCTCCCCGACCTCTTCAAGGAGGGCAAAGGCGCCGTGGTGCAAGGCAAGCTCAACGCCAGCGGCGAGTTCCAGGCCACCGAGGTGCTCGCCAAGCACGACGAGAACTACATGCCGCCGGAGGCCCAGCACGCGGTCGACCAGGCGCACAAGGCGGCCAAGACCGTCGACAAGAAATAG